A section of the Tamandua tetradactyla isolate mTamTet1 chromosome 4, mTamTet1.pri, whole genome shotgun sequence genome encodes:
- the LOC143679361 gene encoding olfactory receptor 14A16-like, giving the protein MNHTSLLTEFLLLGFSGPWKLQLSQASIFILIYLTALMGNFLIITITSLDTHLHTPMYFFLRNLSLSDRCLISAIVPKTVVNSLTNNNSISLYECATQVFLVVFSAAAELFLLTVMSIDCYAAICHPLHYDIIMNRGTCVRMAVMSWFSSGFVSLLHTVGTFSLSYCGLNEIQQFFCDIPQLLAVSCSEHITTEIVLIFINAVLDLCCFIFILISYIFIFSTIRKIPSMQGQSKAYSTCLPHLAVVALFLSTSFISYLKPILGSTSFTDLILSAFYILLPPSLNPIIYSLRNKTMMTHLEKLIIRKILKKRNILAFLQEQRNSPPNICLSKELM; this is encoded by the coding sequence ATGAACCATACTTCACTGCTGACAGAATTTCTTCTCTTGGGTTTTTCTGGCCCATGGAAGCTTCAGTTATCACAAGCTTCAATTTTTATACTTATATACCTAACAGCCTTGATGGGGAATTTCCTGATCATCACCATAACCTCTCTGGACACACACCTCCACACACCTATGTATTTCTTCTTAAGGAATCTGTCCCTGTCTGATCGTTGCCTCATTTCTGCAATTGTTCCAAAAACTGTTGTTAACTCATTGACTAACAACAACTCCATCTCACTATATGAGTGTGCTACTCAGGTATTTCTGGTGGTTTTTTCAGCAGCTGCAGAGTTGTTCCTCCTCACAGTAATGTCCATTGACTGCTATGCTGCAATTTGCCATCCCCTGCACTATGACATCATCATGAACAGGGGTACGTGTGTAAGGATGGCAGTCATGTCTTGGTTCAGCAGTGGATTTGTGTCCCTTCTACATACAGTAGGTACCTTTTCTTTATCTTATTGTGGACTCAATGAAATTCAACAGTTTTTCTGTGATATTCCCCAATTGCTAGCTGTTTCTTGTTCAGAGCATATAACTACAGAAAttgtgctcattttcattaatgcaGTACTTGATTTATGCTGTTTTATCTTCATCCTAATCTCATACATCTTTATTTTCTCCACTATCAGAAAGATCCCCTCCATGCAAGGACAGTCAAAAGCCTATTCCACTTGCCTCCCACACCTGGCAGTTGTTGCACTTTTCCTCTccacttctttcatttcttacctGAAACCCATTTTGGGGTCTACATCATTCACTGATCTCATCCTATCAGCTTTCTATATTTTATTGCCTCCTTCCCTTAATCCTATCATATACAGCCTGAGAAATAAGACCATGATGACACATTTGGAGAAATTGATCATTAGAAAGATATTGAAAAAGAGGAATATTCTTGCATTTCTTCAAGAGCAGAGAAATTCACCTCCTAATATTTGTTTAAGTAAAGAGTTAATGTAA